The Zestosphaera sp. genome includes a window with the following:
- a CDS encoding zinc-ribbon domain-containing protein, producing MSLYCPKCGAQLPDDAIFCIKCGTRIPASPMPQAPSKPVIASLEAKSLRCPHCGAPITPKFGEMVISCEYCGTAVILGSEGWRGIHKQTMLLLKLAEQD from the coding sequence ATGTCTTTGTATTGTCCTAAATGTGGTGCACAACTTCCAGATGATGCAATATTCTGTATCAAATGTGGAACTAGAATTCCTGCTTCACCTATGCCGCAGGCACCATCAAAGCCTGTTATCGCCTCTTTAGAAGCTAAGTCGCTTAGGTGCCCTCACTGCGGTGCTCCAATTACGCCGAAATTCGGTGAGATGGTCATAAGTTGTGAGTACTGTGGAACTGCCGTAATATTGGGAAGCGAGGGGTGGAGAGGCATACATAAGCAGACAATGCTTCTGCTTAAGCTTGCAGAACAAGACTAA
- a CDS encoding S-methyl-5'-thioadenosine phosphorylase translates to MFVKPPARIEVGIIGGSGLYDPGMFEDVKELKIYTPYGNPSDNVVTGIYRGRSVAFIPRHGRGHKIPPHKINYRANIWALKSLGVKWIVAVSAVGSLRDDFMPGDLVAPDQFIDMTKRREYSFFDGPAVAHVSMADPFCPTLRSLITSVAQSLSIRMHPRGTYVCIEGPRFSSRAESRIWKDVFKADIVGMTLIPEINLAREAEMHYATIALITDYDVWAEKPVTAEEVARVMSENVVKAKKILAELIPRLPGPDEKVSCGCETSLRDALI, encoded by the coding sequence GTGTTTGTAAAACCCCCTGCTAGGATCGAGGTGGGCATTATTGGCGGAAGTGGGCTGTACGATCCAGGGATGTTTGAGGATGTTAAGGAGCTTAAGATATACACGCCATATGGGAATCCCTCGGATAACGTGGTGACCGGTATCTATAGAGGTAGATCTGTTGCCTTTATCCCTAGGCATGGCAGGGGCCATAAGATACCGCCTCATAAAATCAACTACCGTGCTAACATCTGGGCCCTCAAATCGTTAGGGGTTAAGTGGATTGTGGCTGTATCAGCCGTGGGATCTCTTAGGGATGACTTCATGCCCGGAGATCTAGTTGCTCCTGACCAATTCATAGATATGACGAAGAGGAGGGAATACAGTTTCTTCGACGGGCCTGCGGTAGCCCATGTGAGCATGGCCGACCCATTCTGCCCGACACTTAGGTCCTTAATCACGTCAGTGGCTCAGTCCTTAAGCATAAGGATGCATCCTAGAGGAACTTACGTTTGTATAGAGGGTCCGAGATTTTCGTCCAGGGCTGAATCCAGGATCTGGAAGGATGTGTTCAAGGCCGACATCGTCGGCATGACTTTAATTCCTGAGATCAACCTAGCTAGGGAAGCTGAAATGCATTACGCCACGATAGCGTTGATAACAGATTACGATGTGTGGGCTGAGAAGCCCGTCACGGCTGAGGAGGTGGCTAGGGTGATGTCCGAGAACGTGGTGAAAGCCAAGAAGATACTGGCAGAGCTGATACCTAGGTTGCCCGGACCTGATGAAAAGGTGAGTTGTGGGTGCGAGACGAGCTTGAGAGACGCCCTGATTTAA
- a CDS encoding metallophosphoesterase: MEVMPGVEIVGTSSALYLRKYKALIIADVHIGYEDELASKGIYLPRFQLRRTLDLIERLLNELQVDRLIIAGDLKHSFDRLNHAERRELASLFSHVIPRVEEVIVVRGNHDNYLPILKRRFDFKLEESFTVGEYLIIHGHKTLPEGSAGGWDYLILGHEHPSITLRDSVGRLGKFPCFLVGKLRSAGKPFITLPATGAYQTGSRITLTPDTYISPVLKHEAVIHEIKPIIVDEDVGVFELPSLMEIADYIF; encoded by the coding sequence ATGGAAGTAATGCCAGGCGTTGAGATAGTGGGTACATCATCAGCGCTTTACTTAAGGAAGTACAAAGCTTTGATTATAGCTGACGTACATATAGGATATGAGGATGAGCTAGCTTCTAAAGGAATTTACTTACCGCGCTTCCAGTTAAGGAGGACTTTAGATCTGATTGAGAGGCTTCTTAACGAATTGCAAGTCGATAGGCTGATTATTGCCGGGGACCTGAAACACAGTTTTGATAGATTAAACCATGCTGAGAGGAGAGAGTTAGCTAGCTTGTTCTCGCACGTCATCCCACGCGTGGAGGAGGTAATTGTTGTTAGAGGGAATCACGACAACTACCTCCCCATACTCAAGAGAAGGTTTGATTTTAAGCTGGAGGAGTCCTTCACCGTAGGGGAGTATTTGATAATTCACGGCCACAAGACGTTGCCTGAGGGTTCGGCGGGGGGTTGGGATTATCTTATCTTGGGGCATGAACATCCAAGTATAACGTTGAGGGATAGTGTAGGCAGACTCGGTAAGTTTCCGTGCTTCCTGGTAGGAAAGCTGAGGAGTGCTGGGAAGCCCTTCATAACTCTGCCGGCCACAGGGGCATATCAGACCGGCTCCAGGATAACTCTGACCCCGGACACCTACATATCACCGGTGCTGAAGCATGAGGCAGTGATCCACGAGATTAAGCCGATCATAGTTGACGAGGATGTAGGGGTCTTTGAACTTCCATCACTCATGGAGATCGCGGACTACATATTCTGA
- a CDS encoding TATA-box-binding protein — MEIRPIIRVENIVATATLDQNLDLGAVARTVSNVEYDPEEFPGLIYRLSKPRLTALIFNSGKMVITGAKSKNQLIEGFKKIVRAFVRHGIIIVGKPRIQIQNIVASASLGVEVDLEKAALLLPNVMYEPEQFPGLIHRMDEPKVVLLIFSSGKMVITGAKDEDEVNTAVHRIFSRLKELECVREIASSL; from the coding sequence GTGGAGATTAGACCCATCATAAGAGTTGAGAATATTGTAGCGACAGCCACTCTCGACCAGAACCTGGACTTAGGTGCGGTAGCTAGGACCGTGTCAAACGTTGAGTACGACCCTGAGGAGTTCCCGGGACTTATCTACAGGCTGAGTAAGCCTAGGTTGACTGCACTCATATTTAACTCGGGTAAGATGGTGATTACAGGAGCTAAGAGCAAGAATCAGTTGATTGAAGGCTTCAAGAAGATAGTCAGGGCTTTCGTCAGGCACGGCATAATAATAGTTGGGAAGCCTAGGATACAGATACAGAACATAGTTGCATCAGCCAGCTTAGGTGTCGAAGTAGACCTTGAGAAAGCGGCGTTGCTGCTGCCCAATGTGATGTATGAGCCGGAGCAATTTCCAGGATTGATTCACAGGATGGATGAACCTAAGGTCGTCTTACTGATATTCAGTAGCGGTAAGATGGTAATAACGGGGGCTAAGGATGAGGACGAGGTAAATACGGCCGTCCACAGGATTTTCAGTAGACTTAAGGAGCTAGAGTGCGTTAGAGAAATAGCATCGAGTCTGTAG
- a CDS encoding ABC transporter ATP-binding protein, protein MLNAVLEVKDLKVYYRTLAGVVRAVDGVTLTVREGEVMGLAGESGCGKSTLGYALLGLIPPPGRIEGGNVVIDGNDITKMGEGDLRKVRWSKVSMIFQGAMNVLNPVYTIEKQLTEVLMVHKGITQKEAIGIAVDALKEVGLNPELLKRYPHELSGGMKQRVVIAMALILKPRFVVADEPTTALDVVIQAQIMNLLKKIKAEERSAMIFITHDLSIIAEISDKIAIMYAGKIVENGPSEEIFNDSKHPYTQGLLRSIPRLRSKEKITWIPGVPPDLRRPPTGCRFNPRCPHVMDICRREEPPTVKVNEEHYVTCWLHARK, encoded by the coding sequence CTGCTGAATGCGGTGCTTGAGGTTAAGGATCTGAAGGTGTACTACCGTACATTGGCAGGAGTTGTGAGGGCGGTTGACGGGGTCACGCTTACTGTTAGGGAGGGTGAGGTGATGGGTCTTGCGGGGGAGTCCGGGTGCGGTAAGTCTACGCTGGGTTACGCGCTACTTGGTCTGATTCCGCCTCCGGGGAGGATTGAAGGAGGCAACGTTGTCATTGACGGCAACGACATAACTAAGATGGGTGAGGGCGACCTAAGAAAGGTCAGATGGAGTAAGGTAAGCATGATTTTCCAGGGAGCGATGAATGTCCTTAACCCTGTTTACACCATCGAGAAGCAATTGACTGAGGTCTTAATGGTTCATAAAGGAATAACTCAAAAGGAGGCGATCGGCATTGCTGTGGACGCGTTGAAGGAGGTAGGCCTCAACCCAGAGTTGTTAAAAAGATATCCACACGAATTAAGCGGTGGTATGAAGCAGAGAGTTGTAATAGCTATGGCATTAATCCTCAAGCCCAGATTCGTGGTGGCCGATGAACCTACAACTGCGTTAGATGTTGTTATCCAGGCGCAGATAATGAACCTACTAAAGAAGATCAAGGCTGAAGAAAGATCGGCGATGATTTTCATAACTCACGACCTAAGCATAATCGCCGAGATCTCCGATAAGATAGCCATAATGTACGCAGGCAAGATAGTGGAGAATGGGCCTTCTGAGGAGATATTTAATGACTCTAAGCACCCGTACACTCAAGGACTGTTAAGGAGTATACCCAGGCTTAGATCTAAGGAGAAGATAACTTGGATCCCCGGGGTACCCCCGGATCTCAGAAGACCACCAACAGGGTGTAGGTTTAACCCAAGATGTCCCCACGTTATGGATATATGCAGACGTGAGGAACCGCCGACCGTTAAAGTTAACGAAGAGCATTACGTTACGTGCTGGTTACACGCGAGGAAATGA
- a CDS encoding ABC transporter substrate-binding protein, with amino-acid sequence MSMFIILAILVSLTSMMPLLAQQQTVGPASESITFVRYPAVPDTLVSAFKNGEIDAYIYGLRGTQMDAFKGIEDIMSYVTVPGGLVDLVLNPAPVKTVDLPGDYSRKTVEEIASMLKVPPNVIVQYYYDADKKVTFVDLAADGEKINPLGIKGVRQAINYLVDRDYIINSIYKGFASPMQTFLSGYDPDYALVSDIVLKYGFKYEPLYAKQLITSELTAAGAYLQGGRWYYAGKPVTLTFIIRQEDERLDIGRLIAAALEDIGFTINKVETTFDVALGIVYDTDPAEFQWHIYTEGWGKSAPDKYDSGTINQFCAPWVGYMPGWQTEGWWWYRNDLIDDLGLKIYNGQFTSREERNEMYRTVTEKCIDDSIRIWIVTRMDIHPTLKTMKGITTDLGAGMRSPFNTKGVYIENKPNLVFGTLWVYTARTIWNIYGGFTDVYSVDIERATYDALMWNHPHNGLPISIRASYEVETAGPNGKLSVPSDAIWWDAGQGKWVYANTLGRTKATSVVKFDMSKYLGSKWHHGQTITWADILTSWALWLDICYNSTKANYETAVSGPNKVIFDQFVALRTVGNTLEVYVNYWHFEPAYIAYFATLTPINPAELLIVENYLVFDAKKYTFSTTLSTKTGLPVLNPVPFPDHADSIKDVADSWRTGGYVPSKYFTLPDGRSLVSDAEWSGRLNALSSWISSHNHAWISQGPFYLDTFDRLAQKAVIKAFRDPTYPLAPNFWNLGGIVPPKLTNIIAPASIEIEGNGTVSAMVLGVGPFNLKYILREKGTNKILSVGMGTEVGPGVFNVFIGKDVTSKFRAYYYYELLLIATSEAAAVIDTATITFESMPSLAKLETTLRDAISDVSKQTQTQIESLRASLSQALGTIGENLVSQLSDINKNMAYLFNVSTSVINTNVNSQFTTLSGRVDSALSRVATVSSKVDDLSSTVQGLGSTVGTLSTYVMIVLVLSLVNLLLTVVLFIRKK; translated from the coding sequence ATGTCAATGTTCATAATACTAGCTATATTAGTATCGCTGACCTCTATGATGCCACTTCTGGCTCAACAGCAAACAGTAGGACCTGCGTCAGAGTCTATAACCTTTGTAAGGTATCCAGCAGTTCCAGACACCCTGGTCAGTGCATTTAAGAACGGTGAGATAGATGCATACATCTACGGTTTAAGAGGTACGCAGATGGACGCCTTTAAAGGAATAGAAGACATTATGTCCTACGTAACGGTGCCTGGAGGTCTTGTAGACCTAGTGCTCAACCCAGCACCCGTAAAGACTGTTGACCTTCCCGGCGATTACAGCAGAAAGACTGTTGAGGAGATTGCTTCAATGCTTAAAGTCCCTCCGAACGTCATTGTCCAATACTACTACGATGCAGATAAGAAGGTGACGTTCGTCGATCTGGCTGCCGATGGTGAGAAAATAAATCCGTTGGGCATCAAGGGGGTGAGGCAGGCAATTAACTACCTTGTTGACAGAGATTATATAATAAACTCCATCTACAAAGGCTTCGCATCTCCGATGCAAACATTCCTCTCCGGCTACGATCCGGACTATGCGCTGGTATCTGACATAGTGCTGAAATACGGCTTCAAGTATGAACCGCTCTATGCAAAGCAACTGATCACCAGCGAACTGACTGCCGCTGGCGCTTACCTGCAGGGGGGTAGGTGGTATTACGCAGGCAAGCCAGTAACACTAACCTTCATCATCAGACAAGAGGACGAGAGACTCGATATAGGTAGGCTGATTGCTGCGGCTCTTGAGGACATAGGCTTCACGATCAATAAAGTCGAGACTACTTTCGACGTGGCTCTCGGGATAGTTTACGATACAGACCCTGCTGAGTTCCAGTGGCACATCTACACTGAGGGTTGGGGTAAATCAGCGCCAGATAAGTATGACTCAGGAACCATTAATCAATTCTGCGCTCCCTGGGTTGGCTACATGCCTGGATGGCAGACCGAAGGCTGGTGGTGGTACAGGAACGACCTCATAGACGACCTCGGTTTAAAGATATACAACGGACAGTTCACAAGTCGTGAGGAAAGGAACGAGATGTACAGAACCGTTACTGAGAAATGTATTGATGACTCCATAAGGATATGGATAGTAACTAGGATGGACATACATCCAACGCTTAAGACCATGAAAGGTATCACAACGGATCTCGGCGCTGGGATGAGATCGCCCTTCAACACTAAAGGTGTCTACATCGAGAATAAGCCAAACCTAGTGTTTGGCACGTTGTGGGTCTACACCGCCAGGACTATATGGAACATCTACGGTGGTTTCACAGATGTTTACAGTGTCGATATTGAAAGAGCTACCTATGATGCCCTGATGTGGAATCACCCACACAACGGCCTGCCGATATCTATTAGGGCAAGTTATGAGGTTGAGACTGCCGGTCCTAATGGGAAGCTTTCCGTCCCCTCAGACGCCATATGGTGGGACGCCGGTCAAGGCAAGTGGGTGTACGCTAACACACTGGGAAGGACTAAGGCAACGAGCGTCGTTAAGTTTGACATGTCTAAGTATTTAGGCAGTAAATGGCACCACGGCCAGACAATCACCTGGGCTGACATACTCACTAGTTGGGCGCTATGGTTGGACATATGTTACAACAGTACTAAAGCAAATTACGAGACCGCGGTATCAGGACCTAATAAGGTAATCTTCGATCAATTTGTAGCCTTAAGAACCGTTGGTAACACGCTGGAGGTCTATGTCAACTACTGGCACTTTGAACCAGCATACATAGCATACTTCGCCACGTTAACCCCTATCAACCCAGCAGAGCTCCTCATTGTAGAGAACTACCTAGTCTTCGACGCGAAAAAGTATACGTTCTCAACGACGCTGTCAACTAAGACGGGCCTACCCGTACTGAACCCCGTCCCGTTCCCCGATCACGCTGACTCAATAAAGGATGTTGCGGACAGTTGGAGGACCGGCGGCTACGTACCAAGCAAGTACTTTACGTTACCTGACGGTAGAAGCCTGGTCAGCGATGCCGAGTGGAGTGGTAGATTGAATGCTCTGTCCTCGTGGATATCCTCACACAACCATGCTTGGATATCTCAAGGTCCGTTCTATCTCGACACCTTCGACAGGCTTGCTCAGAAGGCAGTCATCAAGGCATTCAGAGACCCCACGTATCCACTCGCGCCAAACTTTTGGAACTTGGGTGGTATAGTACCTCCGAAACTCACTAACATAATAGCCCCTGCATCGATAGAGATAGAAGGTAATGGAACCGTATCTGCCATGGTGCTTGGTGTGGGTCCATTTAACCTCAAGTACATATTGAGGGAAAAGGGCACAAATAAGATCTTGTCGGTTGGTATGGGTACTGAGGTAGGACCTGGGGTCTTTAACGTATTCATAGGGAAGGACGTTACGTCCAAATTCAGGGCCTACTATTACTACGAGTTGCTGTTGATAGCCACAAGCGAGGCTGCCGCAGTGATCGATACCGCAACAATTACATTCGAATCCATGCCATCGTTAGCGAAACTGGAGACAACCCTAAGGGATGCAATAAGCGATGTGTCTAAACAGACGCAGACCCAGATAGAGTCGCTAAGGGCGTCTCTATCACAAGCTCTAGGAACGATCGGTGAAAATCTGGTTTCGCAACTGTCTGACATAAATAAGAACATGGCATATCTGTTCAACGTTTCCACTTCTGTCATCAATACCAACGTCAACAGTCAGTTCACCACACTATCAGGTAGAGTGGACAGCGCGTTAAGCAGAGTAGCGACAGTGAGTAGTAAGGTAGATGACCTAAGTAGCACTGTACAGGGATTAGGTAGCACTGTAGGCACGTTATCAACATATGTAATGATAGTTCTGGTGTTATCCTTAGTTAACTTGTTGTTGACTGTAGTACTGTTTATCAGGAAAAAGTAA
- a CDS encoding ABC transporter permease, which translates to MGVGWLGVAGILIRRAVFLCIALILAVFLTGFILGITGYVDTIINAIINEEVRAYRQTLIMLPQKPNASVIDSLVNQRKSELISYWGMDKPWYARIIPMALNTLMLNLGKTQSPEVTNVAGLQPYSPVADVISSCLPRTIFMITFAEIIVIVIALLIGPFVVYRIGSFVDRVIVAYAAIMNAFPVWWVGMLTLLTLGYQLRVAPRQFRPVINEINKFLSGDLTAFIGILNYVWLPILTIVIVLLGPWIYSIRAMLIKIVKEDFVTAAVARGLPEKQVLRRYIIRPSISPILTNVLLGLAGTLGGYIITESVFDWPGMGTLYYAAITGGDAPTILALTYVFTLVYVVARFILEILYVALDPRVRL; encoded by the coding sequence GTGGGTGTCGGATGGTTGGGAGTTGCTGGAATCCTGATACGTAGAGCGGTATTTCTATGCATAGCTCTTATACTAGCTGTATTCCTGACTGGGTTTATTCTGGGGATTACCGGATACGTGGACACTATAATCAATGCAATAATAAATGAGGAGGTGCGTGCTTATAGGCAGACCTTAATCATGTTACCACAGAAACCTAACGCCTCTGTGATTGATTCCTTGGTTAATCAGCGTAAGAGTGAGTTGATTTCCTACTGGGGTATGGATAAACCTTGGTACGCTAGGATAATACCCATGGCCCTGAACACCTTAATGCTTAACTTGGGTAAGACGCAGAGTCCTGAGGTCACCAACGTGGCTGGTCTCCAGCCTTATTCCCCAGTGGCCGACGTTATATCCTCCTGCCTCCCCCGAACCATATTCATGATAACATTTGCTGAAATCATTGTCATAGTTATCGCGTTGTTAATAGGACCGTTCGTGGTGTATAGGATAGGGTCGTTCGTAGATAGGGTTATAGTAGCTTACGCCGCCATCATGAATGCCTTTCCAGTATGGTGGGTGGGCATGTTAACCCTGCTGACGTTAGGCTACCAACTCAGAGTAGCGCCCAGACAATTCAGGCCGGTTATAAATGAGATAAATAAGTTCCTCAGTGGCGACCTCACGGCTTTTATTGGAATCCTAAATTATGTATGGCTTCCAATACTAACTATAGTGATAGTTTTACTAGGACCCTGGATATATAGCATCAGGGCCATGCTGATTAAAATAGTTAAGGAGGACTTCGTAACCGCCGCAGTGGCTAGAGGGCTTCCGGAGAAGCAAGTGCTGAGGAGGTACATTATAAGGCCATCAATATCGCCAATACTCACTAACGTCCTGTTAGGACTGGCAGGCACTTTAGGGGGCTATATAATCACTGAATCCGTGTTCGACTGGCCGGGCATGGGCACCCTGTACTACGCGGCCATAACCGGTGGCGATGCACCCACTATATTGGCTCTGACATACGTCTTCACCCTCGTTTATGTGGTTGCTCGATTCATACTCGAGATCCTCTACGTAGCTTTAGATCCGAGGGTGAGACTATGA
- a CDS encoding ABC transporter permease, which produces MSLASKAYDSWVWLRKEILSQSAGKVAFALLLALVIISVYAVITMPPDYNRYWNVGVYWRHNPKNAPPEWVSSLGYACVTHRSYDLRLAEPVQVSEGAGRLDISYNLTYDLGVKDYPQGVKVSVNIGVPQGVRNLRLVLNLIKPDGVTLRRLIDYTADFINTSVLKVDFDELGGLTLAMLEAYRDLVSRIDINEISLRPSKYLFGALILTDNREVAVTPLQGRYVFNIQLSFRVDGVSSQDILKYLRRSQTFLVVVVGTCYGIMGTDYQGRDLAEGLFYGFPIALVIGLLVALISSAIGVIAGLVSGYYGGFIDELIQRFVDILGSIPLLPILILVGKSIQVTYTGENKPLIMLATIFAVLIVFSWGGLAIVIRSMTLSLKSELYVEAAKAVGASNMRIISKHILPQLVPYIAASLVYSTPNAIITEAGLSVLGIQHGFPTWGNILSEARLNGTMAYWWWILPPGFLIAIVSLTFVLLGLSLEKVVEPRLKR; this is translated from the coding sequence ATGAGCCTTGCAAGCAAAGCATACGATTCTTGGGTCTGGTTGAGGAAGGAGATCCTGAGCCAGTCTGCCGGCAAGGTGGCATTCGCATTGCTGTTGGCGTTAGTAATTATCTCTGTCTATGCAGTCATCACTATGCCTCCCGATTATAACAGGTACTGGAATGTAGGGGTTTATTGGAGGCATAACCCTAAGAACGCACCACCTGAGTGGGTCTCTTCACTAGGCTATGCATGCGTTACACACAGAAGCTATGACCTAAGACTTGCAGAACCAGTCCAGGTAAGCGAGGGCGCGGGAAGGTTAGATATATCATATAACTTGACATACGATCTTGGAGTTAAAGACTACCCTCAGGGAGTTAAGGTAAGCGTCAACATAGGTGTGCCTCAGGGTGTCCGTAATCTAAGACTGGTCTTGAACTTGATAAAGCCTGACGGCGTTACCCTAAGGCGTCTGATAGACTACACTGCTGACTTCATAAACACCTCCGTGCTGAAGGTGGACTTCGACGAGCTTGGAGGGCTCACGTTAGCAATGCTTGAAGCCTACAGAGACTTGGTTTCCCGGATAGATATCAATGAGATCTCGCTCCGTCCCAGTAAGTACCTATTTGGAGCTTTAATCCTAACGGATAATAGGGAGGTTGCGGTGACACCTCTTCAGGGTAGGTATGTGTTCAACATACAACTCAGTTTCAGAGTTGATGGAGTATCATCACAGGACATCCTTAAGTATCTGAGAAGGTCTCAAACATTTCTAGTCGTGGTTGTAGGGACTTGCTATGGGATAATGGGCACAGACTATCAGGGTAGGGACTTAGCCGAGGGCCTATTCTACGGCTTCCCAATAGCTCTTGTTATAGGTCTTTTAGTAGCGCTGATTTCCTCGGCGATAGGAGTTATAGCGGGGCTCGTAAGCGGGTACTACGGTGGTTTCATAGACGAGCTCATACAGAGATTTGTAGATATCCTAGGATCGATACCCTTACTACCCATACTGATTCTTGTTGGTAAGTCTATCCAAGTGACCTACACCGGCGAGAATAAACCTCTTATTATGCTGGCAACCATATTCGCTGTGTTGATAGTGTTCAGCTGGGGTGGCTTAGCGATAGTCATAAGGTCTATGACCCTTAGCCTAAAGAGCGAGCTATATGTTGAGGCAGCTAAGGCTGTAGGCGCGAGTAATATGCGGATAATCTCCAAACACATACTGCCTCAGCTAGTACCCTACATAGCAGCCTCACTAGTGTATTCAACTCCTAATGCCATAATAACGGAGGCCGGTCTTTCGGTGCTGGGCATACAGCATGGCTTCCCAACGTGGGGTAATATACTGTCTGAAGCAAGACTAAACGGAACCATGGCCTATTGGTGGTGGATACTTCCCCCCGGATTCCTGATAGCCATAGTTTCACTCACATTCGTTTTGTTGGGTCTCTCACTGGAGAAGGTGGTAGAGCCCAGGTTGAAGAGGTGA
- a CDS encoding ATP-binding cassette domain-containing protein — protein MVEVKLRVENLKKYFPIKRSIVEVLSGKPPRSVKAVDGISFEIDEGDIFCLVGESGCGKTTTGRLIARLIEVSGGKALYKVSDEVRKLMSREVFVDGTYVSLFDKLPDNVDKLLKRDIQIIFQDPYGSLNPRMTIGSILEEPLIIHSIGSSKEERQEIVYKALSEVRLSPPEEFVERYPHMISGGQRQRVAIARAMILNPSLVVADEPVSMLDVSIRAEILQLMLDLKSSRNLSYLFITHDLAVANYICGKIAVMYLGKIVETGPTDRVINNPRHPYTIALVSAIPEPDPSNRLKIREVPIKGEIPSAAAIPSGCRLHPRCPYATDVCRTQEPPMVEVESGHYASCWLHVKQ, from the coding sequence GTGGTTGAGGTTAAGCTCAGAGTGGAGAACCTTAAGAAGTACTTCCCTATAAAGAGAAGTATAGTTGAAGTTTTAAGTGGTAAGCCTCCTAGGAGTGTTAAAGCTGTTGATGGGATAAGTTTCGAGATCGATGAAGGCGATATCTTCTGCCTAGTTGGGGAGTCCGGATGCGGTAAGACGACGACCGGCAGGTTAATAGCTAGGCTGATAGAGGTGTCAGGTGGGAAGGCACTTTATAAAGTCTCCGACGAGGTCAGGAAGTTAATGAGTCGGGAGGTGTTTGTTGACGGGACCTACGTCAGTTTGTTCGATAAATTGCCGGATAACGTCGATAAGTTACTGAAGCGTGATATACAGATAATATTTCAGGATCCTTACGGGTCGCTCAACCCCAGAATGACTATAGGGAGCATTCTTGAGGAGCCTCTGATAATACACTCCATAGGGTCGAGTAAGGAGGAGAGACAGGAGATAGTTTACAAGGCGCTGAGCGAGGTTAGACTTAGTCCTCCTGAGGAGTTCGTTGAGAGGTACCCGCACATGATATCGGGTGGTCAGAGGCAGAGGGTTGCGATAGCCAGGGCGATGATACTTAATCCCTCGCTGGTAGTAGCTGACGAGCCTGTCAGCATGCTTGATGTCTCCATAAGGGCTGAGATCCTTCAGTTGATGCTTGACTTAAAGAGCTCGAGGAATCTCTCCTACCTCTTCATAACTCACGACTTAGCCGTGGCTAACTACATATGTGGTAAAATAGCCGTCATGTATTTAGGCAAGATAGTTGAGACTGGACCTACGGACAGGGTGATTAACAACCCACGCCACCCATACACCATAGCGTTGGTCTCTGCGATACCGGAGCCAGACCCATCGAACCGCTTGAAGATTAGGGAAGTTCCGATTAAGGGTGAGATACCGAGTGCGGCTGCCATACCAAGTGGGTGCAGACTTCACCCAAGATGTCCTTACGCGACTGACGTATGCAGGACGCAGGAGCCGCCTATGGTCGAGGTCGAGTCTGGGCATTATGCATCGTGCTGGCTCCACGTAAAACAATAA